A window of the Salvelinus alpinus chromosome 3, SLU_Salpinus.1, whole genome shotgun sequence genome harbors these coding sequences:
- the LOC139570179 gene encoding somatostatin receptor type 5-like, producing the protein MDSSFTSETFHNAGSIADPTTSYVDEDMYLQEDLDVFSVTMAVLYLAVCIVGLGGNTLVIVAILKLDKMASATTVYIFNLALADGLFMVGLPFIAMQNFQNHWAFGDLACKLVMVLDGINQFTSVFCLTVMSIDRYMALVDPLRFARWRTPRRAKIVSGFLWLFSLLPVLPMTIHFSARDGLCNLDPQVASDSWWLAFITYTFVLGFALPFLVMIVSYTALVVTLRTHRHQASSPGQESPRLETQVTKMVVAVVLAFAVCWLPFYAFNFCSLYHTDLVLTFARCFEFVVLLSYSWSCANPILYACLSETFGRHFLTLLCPTKRFPSVQCNPDTERYDLNDTSGMGNSAVA; encoded by the coding sequence ATGGACTCCTCATTCACCTCAGAGACGTTTCACAATGCGGGGTCGATAGCTGACCCCACCACCAGTTATGTGGACGAGGACATGTATCTGCAGGAGGATCTGGATGTGTTCAGTGTGACCATGGCTGTTCTCTACCTGGCTGTGTGCATCGTAGGGCTGGGCGGGAACACCCTGGTCATCGTTGCTATCTTAAAGCTGGACAAGATGGCTTCTGCCACCACGGTGTACATCTTCAACCTGGCCCTGGCCGACGGCCTCTTTATGGTGGGCCTCCCCTTCATCGCCATGCAGAATTTCCAGAACCACTGGGCATTCGGGGACCTGGCCTGCAAGCTGGTCATGGTCCTGGACGGCATCAACCAGTTCACCAGCGTCTTCTGCCTGACCGTGATGAGCATTGACCGTTACATGGCGCTGGTTGACCCGCTGCGGTTCGCCCGCTGGCGCACGCCCAGGCGGGCCAAGATAGTCAGCGGCTTCCTGTGGCTGTTCTCTCTGTTGCCTGTCCTCCCCATGACCATTCATTTCTCGGCTAGGGACGGCCTGTGTAACCTGGACCCCCAGGTGGCTTCCGACTCCTGGTGGCTGGCCTTCATCACCTACACATTTGTCCTGGGCTTTGCTCTGCCCTTCCTGGTTATGATTGTCTCCTACACCGCCTTGGTTGTCACACTGAGGACCCACCGCCACCAGGCCAGCTCCCCAGGCCAGGAGAGCCCTCGCCTGGAAACCCAAGTCACCAAGATGGTGGTGGCGGTGGTGCTGGCATTCGCCGTGTGCTGGCTGCCGTTCTATGCCTTCAACTTCTGCTCGCTGTACCATACGGACCTGGTGCTGACCTTCGCCAGGTGCTTTGAGTTTGTTGTGCTGTTGTCCTATTCCTGGAGCTGTGCCAACCCCATCCTGTACGCCTGCCTCTCAGAAACCTTCGGACGCCACTTCCTCACCCTCCTCTGCCCCACCAAGAGGTTTCCCAGTGTGCAATGCAACCCTGACACGGAGCGCTATGACCTCAACGATACAAGCGGGATGGGCAACAGTGCGGTGGCATAG